In the genome of Triticum urartu cultivar G1812 chromosome 5, Tu2.1, whole genome shotgun sequence, one region contains:
- the LOC125510129 gene encoding wall-associated receptor kinase 5-like, which translates to MASVLLLGVVAVMLHLASISAAQPDRGCRTHCGDVEIPYPFGISIGCAMGQGFEINCSRSVDGNDKPFLLGREIVSISLSRGQSRALSCIPSYCYNPSTRTMDSKVWDFELSWPYRFSNVDNKFVTIGCNTIGYIYKTNGMTRDATGCVSVCGSPEDLTNGSCVGVGCCQNVVPKGLMGYNVYFYDVDYVNKTNSWYFNPCSYAGLVETEAFIFSSDYVTTTRFNDTYHGRQPVVLDWVIGNATCEAARRNMSSYACRGGNTVCVDSSNGPGYRCNCSVGYQGNPYISGGCTDVNECQRSPSPCPESASCENIAGGYHCSCPFGSNFSNETNTCTNRFIGIVIGLSSGIGVLFLASISVLLVQKWKRSTKRRVRKAHFRKNNGLLLEQLNSSDESAAHSSKLFSLDELEKATDNFDSTRILGLGAHGTVYKGILSDQRVVAIKKSKMVDQIEIDQFVNELAILSQIHHRNVVKLYGCCLESEVPLLVYEFISSGTLSELLHGDHLSARSLLTWDDRIRIASEAASAIAYLHSAAATPIFHRDVKSDNILLTDNFTAKVADFGASRSISIDETCVVTAVQGTFGYLDPEYYHTCQLTEKSDVYSFGVIIAELLTRKQPIFLNSRGEKQNLCHHFLQRLQANTMMEIVDVQVLEEGNDRQISEMAALARACLRHKGEERPTMKEVEHRLQLLRGKMSMKKNHELEVDTEAGPL; encoded by the exons ATGGCGTCAGTGCTACTGCTCGGTGTCGTTGCGGTCATGCTGCACCTAGCGTCTATATCAGCGGCACAACCTGACCGCGGATGCAGAACACATTGTGGTGATGTCGAGATCCCCTACCCATTCGGCATCAGTATTGGCTGTGCTATGGGCCAAGGCTTTGAGATCAACTGCAGCAGGTCCGTCGATGGAAATGACAAGCCGTTCCTTCTTGGACGGGAGATTGTAAGCATATCGCTGTCCCGTGGTCAATCCCGAGCTTTATCATGCATCCCATCATATTGCTACAATCCTAGTACAAGAACAATGGATAGCAAAGTTTGGGATTTTGAATTAAGTTGGCCTTATCGGTTCTCAAACGTGGACAACAAGTTCGTTACCATCGGTTGCAACACAATTGGGTACATCTACAAGACCAACGGCATGACGAGGGATGCAACAGGATGCGTATCGGTGTGTGGGAGCCCAGAAGACCTGACAAATGGCTCGTGCGTTGGTGTTGGCTGCTGCCAAAATGTTGTCCCCAAGGGCTTAATGGGCTACAACGTCTATTTCTATGATGTGGATTATGTCAATAAAACAAATAGTTGGTACTTCAACCCATGCAGCTATGCCGGCTTGGTGGAAACAGAGGCGTTTATCTTCAGCTCCGATTATGTAACAACTACAAGGTTCAATGATACCTACCACGGCCGCCAGCCGGTGGTGCTTGACTGGGTGATTGGAAATGCAACATGTGAGGCGGCACGCAGAAACATGTCTTCCTATGCGTGCCGTGGCGGGAACACCGTTTGTGTGGATTCGTCCAATGGCCCAGGGTATCGTTGCAACTGCTCCGTCGGATACCAAGGGAATCCTTACATCTCGGGCGGATGCACAG ATGTCAACGAATGCCAGCGCAGTCCAAGCCCCTGCCCTGAGTCTGCATCTTGCGAAAACATAGCGGGAGGTTACCATTGTTCATGTCCTTTTGGCAGCAATTTTTCAAATGAAACAAACACTTGCACCAACCGGTTTATAG GAATTGTTATTGGACTAAGCTCTGGTATTGGAGTTCTGTTTCTTGCGTCAATTTCAGTTTTGTTGGTTCAGAAGTGGAAGAGAAGTACTAAAAGGCGAGTTCGGAAAGCACACTTCAGGAAAAATAACGGCCTTCTCTTGGAGCAATTGAACTCATCCGATGAAAGTGCCGCACATAGCAGCAAATTATTTTCCTTGGATGAGTTGGAAAAGGCAACGGATAATTTTGACTCCACGCGCATTCTAGGCCTCGGAGCGCATGGTACCGTTTACAAGGGGATTTTATCAGATCAACGTGTGGTGGCCATAAAGAAGTCCAAAATGGTCGATCAAATAGAGATTGATCAATTCGTGAACGAGCTTGCCATTTTGTCACAAATCCATCACCGAAACGTGGTAAAACTATATGGATGCTGCCTTGAGTCGGAGGTGCCCTTGCTTGTGTACGAGTTCATCTCTAGCGGCACGCTCTCTGAGCTTCTTCATGGTGACCACCTGAGTGCTAGAAGCTTGTTAACCTGGGACGATCGTATCAGAATCGCTAGCGAGGCGGCAAGCGCTATTGCTTACCTCCATTCCGCTGCTGCAACACCAATTTTTCATAGGGATGTGAAATCTGACAATATACTCTTGACGGATAACTTCACCGCAAAGGTTGCAGACTTTGGTGCTTCAAGATCCATTTCCATCGACGAAACTTGTGTGGTCACGGCAGTGCAGGGTACATTTGGATACTTGGATCCTGAATATTACCATACATGCCAACTGACTGAGAAGAGCGATGTTTACAGTTTTGGTGTGATAATCGCTGAGCTCCTTACTAGGAAGCAGCCAATCTTCCTCAATTCCAGGGGTGAAAAGCAGAACTTGTGCCACCACTTCCTTCAAAGGCTACAGGCTAACACTATGATGGAGATCGTCGATGTTCAAGTTCTCGAGGAAGGTAATGACAGGCAGATCAGTGAGATGGCCGCTCTTGCGAGGGCATGCTTGAGGCACAAAGGTGAGGAGAGGCCTACCATGAAAGAGGTGGAGCATAGACTGCAGCTCCTGAGAGGCAAGATGTCAATGAAGAAAAACCATGAGTTGGAGGTGGACACTGAAGCCGGGCCATTGTAA
- the LOC125510130 gene encoding wall-associated receptor kinase 5-like: MAPVLVLGAIVLMLNLASISSAQPHHGCKTRCGDVEIPYPFGIGAGCAIEQSFEISCSRTAADGIERPFINYWEVLSISASSGQSRVLMFIPTYCYNSSTGEMDSYIWDFYLVWPYRISDSQNKFISIGCNTIGYIYNTEKSTRYATGCVSVCGSPGDLKNGSCVGVGCCQNTVPKGLTSYHVYFYDVDYVDVSNSWHFNPCSYAMVVEAETFTFNSEYITTKRFNDTYEGRQPVVLDWVIGNATCEVARRNMPSYACRSENTVCVDSSNGPGYLCNCSVGYQGNPYLSGGCTDVNECEHTPSPCPESATCQNTVGGYHCSCPFGSSFAKETNSCTNRFIGVVIGLSSGIGALFLASVSTLLVRMWKRSMKNRVRKAYLRKNKGLVLEQLISSDESATHSTKIFSLDELEKATDNFDSTRILGLGGHGTVYKGILSDQRVVAIKKSKMADQREIDQFINELAILSQISHRNVVKLFGCCLESEVPLLVYEFVPNGTLSELLHGDHLSGRSLLTWGDRIRIASEAASALAYLHSAAAIPIFHRDVKSTNILLTDNFTAKVADFGASRSISIDETRVVTAVQGTFGYLDPEYYHTGELTEKSDVYSFGVIIVELLTRKKPVFLNFRCEKQNLSHYFLQMLQDNTLTEIVDVQVLEEGNDRQITEMAALARVCLRHIGEERPTMKEVELRLQLLGGKMMMEKKHGLESDGEAMPLLPSNCSTYFSASPGPRHGEFFSAANHSAQDVTRCYTMEQELVSWTDIPR; encoded by the exons ATGGCGCCGGTGCTAGTGCTCGGTGCCATTGTACTCATGCTGAACCTTGCATCTATATCATCAGCGCAGCCTCACCACGGATGCAAAACGCGGTGTGGTGATGTAGAGATCCCCTATCCATTTGGCATTGGTGCTGGCTGTGCTATCGAACAAAGCTTCGAGATCAGCTGCAGCAGGACCGCCGCCGATGGGATCGAGAGGCCATTCATAAATTACTGGGAGGTTCTAAGCATCTCAGCATCAAGTGGCCAATCCCGAGTTTTGATGTTCATCCCGACATATTGCTACAATTCTAGTACAGGAGAAATGGATTCCTACATTTGGGATTTTTACTTAGTTTGGCCGTATCGGATCTCTGACTCGCAGAACAAATTCATAAGCATTGGTTGCAACACAATTGGGTACATCTACAACACCGAAAAATCCACAAGGTATGCGACAGGGTGTGTGTCGGTGTGTGGGAGCCCGGGAGACCTGAAAAATGGCTCGTGTGTTGGTGTAGGCTGTTGCCAGAACACCGTCCCCAAGGGCTTAACGAGCTACCATGTCTACTTCTATGATGTAGACTATGTGGATGTTTCAAATAGTTGGCACTTCAACCCATGCAGCTATGCCATGGTGGTGGAGGCAGAGACATTCACTTTCAACTCCGAGTACATAACCACGAAGAGGTTCAATGATACCTACGAGGGGCGGCAGCCGGTTGTCCTTGACTGGGTGATTGGAAATGCAACATGTGAGGTGGCACGCAGAAACATGCCTTCTTATGCATGCCGGAGCGAAAACACCGTGTGCGTGGATTCATCCAACGGCCCAGGGTATCTGTGCAACTGCTCCGTTGGATACCAAGGGAATCCTTACCTCTCTGGTGGATGCACAG ATGTCAATGAATGTGAGCACACTCCAAGCCCCTGTCCTGAGTCTGCAACTTGCCAAAACACAGTTGGAGGGTACCATTGTTCATGTCCTTTTGGCAGCAGTTTTGCCAAGGAAACAAACTCTTGCACCAACCGGTTTATAG GAGTTGTTATTGGACTAAGCTCCGGCATTGGGGCTCTATTTCTTGCGTCAGTTTCAACTTTGTTGGTTCGGATGTGGAAGAGAAGCATGAAAAATAGAGTTCGAAAGGCATACTTAAGAAAAAACAAAGGCCTTGTCTTGGAACAGTTGATCTCATCTGATGAAAGTGCCACACATAGCACTAAAATATTTTCCTTGGATGAGTTAGAAAAGGCAACGGATAATTTTGACTCCACACGCATTCTAGGCCTCGGAGGGCATGGCACTGTTTACAAGGGGATTTTATCCGATCAACGTGTTGTGGCCATAAAAAAGTCCAAAATGGCCGATCAAAGAGAGATCGATCAATTCATAAACGAGCTTGCAATTTTATCACAAATCAGTCATCGAAACGTGGTGAAACTTTTTGGTTGTTGCCTTGAGTCAGAGGTGCCTTTGCTCGTGTACGAGTTCGTCCCCAACGGGACATTATCTGAACTTCTTCATGGTGACCACCTGAGTGGTAGAAGCTTGTTAACCTGGGGCGATCGTATCAGAATTGCTAGCGAGGCGGCAAGTGCTCTTGCTTACCTCCATTCCGCTGCCGCAATACCAATCTTTCATAGAGATGTGAAATCTACCAACATACTCTTAACAGATAACTTCACTGCAAAGGTGGCAGACTTTGGTGCCTCGAGGTCCATCTCCATCGATGAAACTCGTGTGGTCACAGCAGTGCAGGGCACATTTGGGTACTTGGATCCTGAGTATTACCACACCGGCGAGCTAACCGAGAAGAGCGATGTTTACAGTTTCGGTGTGATAATCGTCGAGCTTCTGACTAGGAAGAAGCCGGTTTTCCTCAATTTCCGGTGTGAAAAGCAAAACTTATCTCATTACTTCCTTCAGATGCTACAAGATAACACTTTGACAGAGATCGTTGATGTTCAAGTTCTCGAGGAAGGCAACGACAGACAGATCACTGAGATGGCTGCCCTTGCGAGGGTATGCTTGAGGCACATAGGAGAAGAGCGGCCTACCATGAAAGAAGTGGAGCTTAGGCTGCAGCTCCTGGGGGGCAAGATGATGATGGAGAAAAAACACGGGTTAGAGAGCGATGGTGAAGCCATGCCATTGTTACCTTCAAACTGTTCCACTTATTTCAGTGCTAGTCCCGGTCCACGGCATGGTGAGTTCTTCTCTGCTGCCAATCATTCAGCTCAGGATGTCACCAGATGCTACACTATGGAGCAGGAGCTTGTTTCCTGGACCGACATACCTCGCTGA